A single region of the Arthrobacter sp. PAMC25564 genome encodes:
- the ccsB gene encoding c-type cytochrome biogenesis protein CcsB — protein MFPINETMGQYSELFMLLAAGTYTVAFIAFAWDLAKSSKMLRAVDLKAAAVAGTTAGSVKVPVGAGVGAGSAAGTVDRADSDVAGPVGRAERPTSSVSGSAPGSSAGIGQTADGGMRYGAERRVPARVAVALTVLGAAIHAAGVITRALGAGRVPWGNMYEFLTTGAFVAVAVFLLVLIRRDLRFLGTFVIGLAIIMLVAASVAFWTPVGHLVPALQSYWLIIHVSIAVMSSALFTLTFAMSALQLLQSHRQRVVAAGGGDKLGFMRLVPSALSLENLSYRINAIAFIGWTFTLMFGAIWAEKAWGRFWGWDTKEVWTFVIWVVYAGYLHARATRGWTGTRAAWLSIVGYLCVVFNFTIVNQFFNGLHSYSGL, from the coding sequence ATGTTCCCCATCAACGAAACCATGGGCCAGTACAGCGAGCTGTTCATGTTGCTCGCGGCCGGCACCTACACGGTGGCGTTCATCGCGTTCGCCTGGGACCTGGCCAAGAGCAGCAAGATGCTGCGCGCCGTGGACCTCAAGGCGGCAGCCGTCGCCGGGACCACGGCCGGGAGCGTGAAGGTGCCCGTCGGGGCCGGCGTTGGAGCGGGCTCTGCCGCCGGAACCGTTGACCGCGCCGACTCGGACGTGGCAGGACCGGTCGGCCGGGCCGAGCGCCCGACGTCGTCGGTCTCGGGCAGCGCGCCGGGCAGCAGCGCCGGCATCGGCCAGACGGCCGACGGCGGCATGCGCTACGGTGCCGAGCGCCGCGTCCCTGCCCGGGTCGCCGTAGCCCTGACCGTGCTGGGCGCCGCGATCCATGCGGCCGGCGTCATCACGCGGGCCCTCGGCGCAGGCCGGGTGCCATGGGGCAACATGTACGAATTCCTCACCACGGGTGCGTTTGTGGCCGTCGCGGTGTTCCTGCTGGTGCTGATCCGCCGCGACCTGCGCTTCCTGGGCACCTTCGTGATCGGCCTGGCCATCATCATGCTGGTGGCGGCGTCCGTGGCGTTCTGGACGCCGGTCGGCCATCTGGTGCCTGCCCTGCAGAGCTACTGGCTGATCATCCACGTGTCCATCGCCGTGATGTCCTCCGCGCTGTTCACCCTGACCTTCGCCATGTCGGCGCTGCAGCTGCTGCAGTCCCACCGGCAGAGGGTCGTGGCTGCCGGCGGCGGCGACAAGCTGGGCTTCATGCGCCTGGTGCCGTCGGCCCTCAGCCTGGAAAACCTGTCCTACCGGATCAACGCGATCGCTTTCATCGGCTGGACCTTCACGCTCATGTTCGGCGCCATCTGGGCCGAGAAGGCCTGGGGCCGGTTCTGGGGCTGGGACACCAAGGAAGTGTGGACCTTCGTGATCTGGGTGGTCTACGCCGGCTACCTGCACGCCCGCGCCACCCGCGGCTGGACCGGGACCCGCGCCGCCTGGCTGTCCATCGTGGGCTACCTGTGCGTGGTCTTCAACTTCACGATCGTGAACCAGTTCTTCAACGGCTTGCACTCCTACTCGGGGCTGTAG
- a CDS encoding endonuclease domain-containing protein — protein MIAGDFLLRRRNPLATIDALDAFLTGKRGKPGYRRATCARRLMRANTDSPKETELRLLLLRHGLPEPGINVPIFDETGGWIQDPDMSYEEQKIAIQYDGAHHADPVQRRNDIFRDESARDAGWRVVVLTQRDLTPTGPGMEPAAVTRVRAALTQRGWSPASGLRLRQRQRTRPTAHPSDAKGR, from the coding sequence GTGATTGCCGGCGACTTCCTGCTCCGGCGGAGGAACCCGCTGGCCACGATCGACGCACTGGACGCATTCCTCACCGGAAAACGAGGCAAACCGGGCTACCGGCGCGCTACGTGTGCCCGGAGACTGATGCGCGCCAACACCGATTCCCCCAAGGAGACCGAGCTCCGGCTGCTCCTGCTCCGCCATGGCCTCCCCGAACCCGGAATCAACGTCCCGATATTCGACGAGACGGGCGGCTGGATCCAGGACCCGGACATGTCCTACGAGGAGCAGAAGATCGCGATCCAGTACGACGGCGCGCATCATGCCGATCCGGTGCAGCGTCGCAACGACATCTTCCGGGATGAGAGTGCCCGGGACGCCGGGTGGCGCGTGGTCGTCTTGACCCAGCGGGATCTGACGCCGACCGGCCCTGGAATGGAGCCGGCTGCAGTTACCCGCGTGCGCGCTGCGCTGACTCAGCGCGGCTGGAGTCCTGCCTCCGGATTGCGGCTGCGGCAACGTCAAAGAACCCGCCCCACTGCCCACCCATCCGACGCAAAGGGCCGCTAA
- a CDS encoding PLD nuclease N-terminal domain-containing protein — MLRVVVPIVVLVVFVYGLVDVIRTDARLTKGISKPAWIVVQIVLPVVGAVLWFIIGRPRGTVAAPASYSHPIAPDDDPEFLRNLEIRRRQQAEAERLRKLKEDLDAKERKLDGGRGEAHGTGSGDPHGSGDAGAQGTDEVK, encoded by the coding sequence ATGCTTCGTGTCGTGGTCCCAATCGTCGTTCTCGTCGTGTTTGTCTACGGACTGGTCGATGTGATCCGCACCGACGCACGCCTGACCAAGGGCATTTCCAAGCCGGCATGGATCGTCGTGCAGATCGTGCTTCCGGTGGTCGGCGCCGTCCTCTGGTTCATCATCGGCCGCCCTCGCGGCACAGTTGCCGCCCCGGCCAGCTACAGCCACCCCATCGCACCGGACGATGACCCGGAATTCCTCCGTAACCTCGAAATCCGCCGCCGCCAACAAGCCGAAGCTGAGCGGCTCAGGAAGCTGAAGGAAGATCTGGACGCCAAGGAACGCAAGCTCGACGGCGGCCGCGGCGAAGCCCACGGCACCGGTTCCGGTGATCCCCATGGCTCCGGCGATGCCGGCGCCCAGGGCACCGACGAGGTTAAGTAA
- a CDS encoding DUF4229 domain-containing protein has protein sequence MAFLKYTLIRLALFAPLFALFLYLQLGWLLAILCAGMMSFAISFLFFQKQRDAATASLHQRFSGKAKPLRSAGEVEDADAEDRLVDEHPDVVVRTDSRPKDS, from the coding sequence GTGGCATTCCTGAAATACACCCTGATCCGGCTGGCGCTCTTCGCGCCATTATTCGCGCTGTTCCTCTACCTGCAGCTGGGATGGCTGCTCGCCATCCTCTGCGCCGGCATGATGTCCTTCGCCATCAGCTTCCTCTTCTTCCAGAAGCAGCGGGACGCGGCTACCGCCAGCCTCCACCAGCGCTTCTCGGGCAAGGCCAAGCCATTGCGCAGCGCCGGGGAGGTGGAAGACGCCGACGCCGAAGACCGTCTGGTGGACGAACACCCGGACGTCGTTGTCCGCACGGACAGCCGGCCCAAGGACTCCTAG
- a CDS encoding 1,4-dihydroxy-2-naphthoate polyprenyltransferase produces the protein MATAAQWIQGARLRTLPAAIAPVLIGTAAAYEMDAFRPVNALLAALVALLLQIGVNYANDYSDGIRGTDEDRVGPLRLVGSGAARPDHVKWAAFAAFGTAMVFGLALVILTQAWWLILVGIGCVLAAWGYTGGKNPYGYLGLGDVFVFVFFGLVATLGTTYTQAGQLSLAAIIGAIGTGLIACALLMANNVRDIPTDRAAGKKTLAVRLGDKHARESYVLMLAVAILLVIVLAPGRPWMLIVLLLIPASLMPSWLMIAGRRRKSLIPVLKQTGLINLGYAVLFSLGLALSHGF, from the coding sequence GTGGCCACTGCCGCACAATGGATTCAAGGCGCCCGACTGCGCACCCTGCCGGCCGCGATCGCGCCGGTCCTGATCGGCACCGCGGCCGCCTACGAGATGGACGCGTTCCGCCCCGTCAACGCCCTCCTCGCCGCGTTGGTCGCCCTCCTGCTGCAGATCGGGGTGAACTACGCCAACGACTATTCGGACGGCATCCGCGGCACTGACGAGGACCGTGTGGGTCCGCTGCGGCTCGTCGGATCCGGTGCGGCGCGGCCCGACCACGTCAAATGGGCCGCCTTCGCCGCCTTCGGGACCGCAATGGTCTTCGGCCTGGCCCTCGTGATCCTGACGCAGGCATGGTGGCTCATCCTCGTCGGCATCGGCTGTGTCCTGGCGGCGTGGGGCTACACGGGAGGCAAGAACCCGTACGGATACCTGGGCCTGGGCGACGTGTTCGTGTTCGTCTTCTTCGGGCTCGTGGCCACCCTCGGCACCACGTATACCCAGGCCGGGCAGCTCAGCCTCGCCGCCATCATCGGCGCGATCGGCACGGGCCTGATTGCCTGCGCCCTGCTCATGGCCAACAATGTCCGCGATATCCCCACCGACCGGGCGGCCGGGAAGAAGACACTGGCCGTGCGGCTCGGGGACAAACACGCCCGCGAAAGCTACGTGCTGATGCTCGCCGTCGCGATCCTGCTGGTGATTGTGCTCGCGCCGGGGCGGCCCTGGATGCTCATTGTCCTGCTGCTGATTCCCGCGAGCCTGATGCCGTCCTGGCTGATGATCGCCGGCCGGCGGCGCAAGAGCCTGATCCCGGTGCTCAAGCAGACCGGGCTGATCAACCTCGGTTACGCCGTGTTGTTCTCACTCGGCCTGGCGCTGAGCCACGGGTTCTGA
- a CDS encoding AMP-binding protein: MTSGAVNIEPANLDFALRALAAALHGEGPAVELSAGTDGTIVVSAVDTGVADAAAVVRTSGSTGTPKATVLTVDALAASSMATALALKGEGQWLLALPVQFVAGLQVLVRSLFAGTRPWAMDLSVGFTPEAFTAAARELTDKLRFTSLVPTQLQRLLDSPSADTLAVLRRFDAILLGGAPASPELLAAARAAGIRVVTTYGSAETCGGCVYDGVPLDEVEVKLGDDGRILLGGSTIAAGYLDAPRLTDRTFVKEGGVRWYRTNDLGELDQDGRLTVLGRADDVIITGGVKVSAAHVQSELEKLDGVLAAFVAGVPSAEWGQALAAFVAVADSSPEGIAGFTAGTSWAPVLGKLAPKTVLAAAELLMLPNGKPDRLGMTVRLDALHQGK, translated from the coding sequence GTGACTTCCGGAGCTGTGAACATCGAGCCCGCCAACCTCGACTTTGCCCTGCGGGCCCTGGCCGCCGCCCTCCACGGCGAGGGCCCCGCCGTCGAACTTTCCGCCGGGACGGACGGCACGATTGTGGTGTCCGCCGTCGACACCGGGGTTGCGGACGCCGCCGCCGTGGTGCGGACGTCCGGCTCCACCGGGACGCCCAAGGCCACGGTCCTGACCGTGGACGCGCTGGCCGCCTCCTCGATGGCCACCGCCCTGGCGCTGAAGGGCGAAGGGCAGTGGCTGCTGGCGCTGCCCGTACAGTTCGTTGCCGGGCTGCAGGTGCTGGTCCGCTCGCTCTTCGCGGGCACCCGGCCGTGGGCCATGGACCTCAGCGTCGGTTTCACGCCCGAAGCCTTCACCGCCGCGGCCCGCGAGCTCACGGACAAGCTCCGCTTCACCTCGCTCGTCCCCACGCAGCTGCAGCGGCTGCTGGACTCCCCCTCCGCGGACACCCTCGCGGTGCTCCGGCGCTTCGACGCGATCCTCCTCGGTGGCGCCCCGGCCTCGCCGGAACTCCTCGCCGCGGCGCGCGCGGCCGGGATCCGGGTGGTGACCACCTACGGCTCTGCCGAGACCTGCGGCGGCTGCGTCTACGACGGCGTTCCGCTGGACGAAGTCGAGGTGAAACTGGGCGACGACGGGCGCATCCTGCTGGGCGGGTCCACCATAGCCGCGGGGTATCTGGACGCACCCCGGCTCACGGACAGGACGTTCGTCAAGGAGGGCGGCGTCCGCTGGTACCGCACCAACGATCTCGGCGAACTGGACCAGGACGGGCGGCTCACCGTGCTGGGCCGCGCGGACGACGTCATCATCACCGGAGGCGTCAAGGTCTCCGCCGCGCATGTGCAGTCAGAGCTGGAGAAGCTCGACGGCGTGCTGGCCGCTTTCGTCGCCGGCGTCCCCTCCGCGGAGTGGGGCCAGGCCCTCGCCGCCTTCGTGGCCGTCGCCGACAGCTCCCCGGAAGGGATCGCCGGTTTCACTGCTGGCACTTCCTGGGCGCCGGTCCTGGGCAAGCTGGCGCCGAAGACTGTCCTGGCCGCCGCTGAACTGCTGATGCTGCCCAACGGCAAACCGGACCGGCTGGGCATGACCGTCCGGCTGGACGCCCTGCATCAGGGAAAATAG
- a CDS encoding 1,4-dihydroxy-2-naphthoyl-CoA synthase, giving the protein MSNEIPAKVSDVFDPTRWRTVSGFDDFQDMTYHRQVERSADGSFVRDLPTVRIAFNRPEVRNAFRPGTVDELYRAMDHARMTPDVATVLLTGNGPSPKDGGHSFCSGGDQRIRGRDGYRYAEGETPETIDPARAGRLHILEVQRLMRTMPKVVIAVVNGWAAGGGHSLHVVSDLTIASRQHGKFKQTDATVGSFDAGYGSALLARQIGQKAAREIFFLAREYSAEDMVRLGAVNEAVDHDRLEDVALEYAADIARQSPQAIRMLKFAFNLADDGLAGQQVFAGEATRLAYMTDEAVEGKEAFLEKRDPDWSKFPYYF; this is encoded by the coding sequence GTGAGCAACGAAATCCCCGCCAAGGTATCCGACGTCTTTGACCCCACCCGCTGGCGCACCGTGTCCGGTTTTGACGACTTCCAGGACATGACCTACCACCGGCAGGTGGAGCGCTCCGCGGACGGCTCGTTCGTCCGGGACCTGCCCACGGTGCGGATCGCCTTCAACCGGCCCGAGGTCCGCAACGCCTTCCGCCCCGGCACCGTGGACGAGTTGTACCGCGCCATGGACCACGCCCGGATGACCCCGGATGTGGCCACCGTGCTCCTCACGGGCAACGGCCCCTCCCCCAAGGACGGCGGCCACTCATTCTGCTCGGGCGGGGACCAGCGGATCCGTGGACGCGACGGCTACCGCTACGCCGAAGGGGAAACCCCGGAAACCATCGATCCCGCCCGGGCCGGCCGGCTGCACATCCTGGAAGTCCAGCGGCTGATGCGCACGATGCCCAAGGTGGTCATCGCCGTCGTCAACGGCTGGGCGGCCGGCGGCGGGCACTCCCTGCACGTCGTCTCGGACCTCACCATCGCCTCCCGGCAGCACGGCAAGTTCAAGCAGACCGATGCCACGGTGGGCAGTTTCGACGCCGGCTACGGCTCCGCGCTGCTGGCCCGCCAGATCGGGCAGAAGGCCGCCCGTGAAATCTTCTTCCTGGCCCGCGAATACTCGGCCGAGGACATGGTCCGGCTGGGCGCCGTCAACGAGGCCGTGGACCACGACCGGCTCGAGGACGTGGCGCTGGAGTACGCCGCGGACATCGCCCGGCAGTCCCCGCAGGCCATCCGCATGCTCAAGTTCGCCTTCAACCTGGCCGACGACGGCCTGGCCGGCCAGCAGGTGTTCGCCGGCGAGGCCACCCGGCTGGCCTACATGACGGACGAGGCCGTGGAGGGCAAGGAAGCCTTCCTCGAGAAGCGAGACCCGGACTGGTCCAAGTTTCCGTACTACTTCTGA
- a CDS encoding VOC family protein, protein MTLTIQIAVDCRDPHELADWWAETLDWAVEPQDEGFIRSMIGQGFATESETKLHHGRLVWREGAAIRPPEELDARTPARRILFQSVPEEKTVKNRVHWDVRLDGRDKDEVRAALEARGATLLWTASQGPHSWHTMADPEGNEFCIG, encoded by the coding sequence ATGACACTGACCATCCAGATCGCCGTCGACTGCCGGGACCCGCATGAGCTCGCCGACTGGTGGGCCGAAACGCTGGACTGGGCCGTGGAGCCGCAGGACGAGGGCTTCATCCGGTCCATGATCGGGCAGGGCTTCGCGACGGAGTCGGAAACGAAGCTGCACCACGGCAGGCTCGTGTGGCGCGAGGGCGCCGCGATCCGGCCGCCCGAGGAGCTCGACGCCAGGACGCCCGCCCGCCGCATCCTCTTCCAGTCCGTGCCGGAGGAAAAGACCGTCAAGAACCGGGTCCACTGGGACGTGAGGCTGGACGGCCGGGACAAGGACGAGGTCCGCGCGGCCCTCGAAGCCCGGGGCGCCACGCTCCTCTGGACGGCCAGCCAGGGGCCCCATTCCTGGCACACCATGGCGGACCCGGAGGGCAACGAGTTCTGCATCGGCTGA
- a CDS encoding CPBP family intramembrane glutamic endopeptidase, with product MGTALRTPPAPRPELYRFSGLDLTTAGLYLAVAAFITVAGDLLAPLLLQLSPNPAVASYSVNLIFYGTIGLLALAAARHVAARDLRVLATRPWFTLLMVPLAVVVMMILTAILVALSGPVQTSANQAGLQALMQQVPAWLMVPLLVIVGPFVEEYIFRHLLIGKLGRRVNIWVCCALSVVLFAALHIVGQEQMTLQVLMPYLAMGAVLVFVYVWTGRNVMFSYFVHASKNLLAVIFIYAIPPEVLEQLQRLQG from the coding sequence ATGGGCACAGCTCTCCGCACTCCACCCGCGCCGCGGCCGGAACTCTACCGGTTCTCCGGGCTCGATCTCACCACCGCCGGGCTCTATCTGGCCGTGGCCGCATTCATTACCGTGGCCGGCGACCTGCTGGCGCCGTTGCTGCTGCAGCTGTCGCCGAACCCGGCCGTGGCGTCCTACTCCGTAAACCTCATCTTCTACGGGACCATCGGCCTGCTGGCCCTGGCCGCCGCCCGGCACGTCGCCGCGCGCGACCTCCGGGTCCTGGCCACCCGGCCATGGTTCACCTTGCTTATGGTCCCGCTGGCGGTGGTGGTGATGATGATCCTCACCGCGATCCTGGTGGCACTCAGCGGCCCGGTGCAGACATCCGCCAACCAGGCCGGCCTGCAGGCGCTCATGCAGCAGGTCCCGGCCTGGCTGATGGTGCCCCTGCTGGTGATCGTGGGCCCCTTCGTGGAGGAGTACATCTTCCGCCACCTGCTGATCGGCAAGCTGGGCCGCCGGGTCAACATCTGGGTCTGCTGCGCATTGTCCGTGGTGCTGTTCGCGGCGCTGCACATTGTGGGCCAGGAGCAAATGACCCTGCAGGTGCTGATGCCCTACCTCGCCATGGGTGCCGTCCTGGTGTTCGTCTATGTCTGGACCGGCAGGAACGTGATGTTCTCCTACTTCGTCCATGCCTCGAAGAACCTGCTGGCGGTCATCTTCATCTATGCGATCCCGCCCGAAGTCCTCGAACAGCTGCAGCGGCTCCAGGGCTAG
- a CDS encoding amino acid permease, translating to MPQITSTDLKSAPAQPAVVVDPTLSAEGYKKTLGRRHVTMISMGGAIGVGLFMGAGGRLASTGPALVFSYAIAGVIAYLLMRALGELIMYRQTSGSFVSYAGEMFGKKGAYISGWMYFINWAMTGIAELIAIGLYFQFFFPNVPVELSAIAALVLLVAVNLLSVKAFGEFEFWASCLKVAAIVIFLAVGTFMVVTNAKVGAGHASVGNLFAADGGMFPKGALVMILVLNAVIFAYNAIELVGITAGEMENPEREVPKAIRAVVFRIVVFYVGSVMLLAMLLPSDQYRAGESPFVTVFGQMGLPWMGDVMNMIVITAALSSSNSGLYSIGRIFRTMANNGHAPQWLTRMSSRYVPYAAILAIASVYLVGILLNVWLGGSHAFDLALNSASIGVIFTWGSIFASQIALRKKKGKVSSLPMPGAPWTSWAGLLALLAITVLIGFDTMTDKATGEVFLLGLWTLATIPFFALVLWLGWQKVRNNEPKSELFS from the coding sequence GTGCCACAAATTACTTCCACCGATCTTAAGAGCGCGCCGGCGCAACCCGCCGTCGTCGTCGACCCGACCCTCAGCGCCGAGGGCTACAAGAAGACCCTCGGGCGCCGCCACGTCACCATGATCTCGATGGGTGGCGCAATCGGCGTCGGCCTCTTCATGGGTGCCGGCGGCCGCCTGGCCTCGACCGGGCCGGCGCTGGTCTTCTCCTACGCCATTGCCGGAGTCATCGCCTACCTGCTGATGCGGGCCCTCGGCGAGCTCATCATGTACCGCCAGACCTCCGGCTCCTTCGTCAGCTACGCCGGCGAGATGTTCGGCAAGAAGGGCGCCTACATCTCCGGCTGGATGTACTTCATCAACTGGGCCATGACCGGAATCGCCGAGCTGATCGCGATCGGCCTGTACTTCCAGTTCTTCTTCCCCAACGTCCCCGTGGAACTTTCCGCCATCGCCGCGCTCGTGCTGCTGGTTGCCGTGAACCTGCTGAGCGTGAAGGCCTTCGGCGAATTCGAATTCTGGGCCTCCTGCCTGAAGGTCGCCGCGATTGTGATCTTCCTGGCCGTGGGCACCTTCATGGTGGTCACCAACGCCAAGGTCGGCGCCGGCCATGCCTCCGTCGGCAACCTCTTCGCCGCGGACGGCGGCATGTTCCCCAAGGGCGCGCTGGTCATGATCCTCGTGCTGAACGCGGTGATCTTCGCCTACAACGCGATCGAGCTCGTCGGCATCACCGCCGGCGAAATGGAGAACCCGGAGCGGGAAGTCCCCAAGGCGATCCGCGCCGTTGTGTTCCGCATCGTGGTGTTCTATGTCGGCTCCGTCATGCTGCTCGCCATGCTGCTGCCCTCGGACCAGTACAGGGCCGGCGAGTCGCCGTTCGTCACCGTGTTCGGCCAGATGGGCCTGCCCTGGATGGGCGACGTGATGAACATGATCGTCATCACCGCAGCCCTGTCCTCCAGCAATTCGGGGCTCTACTCGATCGGCCGGATCTTCCGCACCATGGCCAACAACGGGCATGCCCCGCAGTGGCTCACCCGGATGTCCAGCCGCTACGTGCCGTACGCGGCCATCCTGGCGATCGCCAGCGTCTACCTCGTGGGAATCCTGCTGAACGTCTGGCTGGGCGGTTCGCACGCCTTCGACCTGGCGCTGAACTCCGCGTCCATCGGCGTGATCTTCACCTGGGGCTCCATCTTCGCCAGCCAGATCGCGCTGCGGAAGAAGAAGGGCAAGGTCTCCTCGCTGCCCATGCCGGGGGCGCCGTGGACCAGCTGGGCCGGCCTGCTCGCGCTGCTGGCCATCACCGTGCTGATCGGTTTCGACACCATGACCGACAAGGCGACCGGCGAAGTCTTCCTGCTGGGTCTCTGGACCCTCGCCACCATCCCGTTCTTCGCCCTCGTGCTGTGGCTCGGCTGGCAGAAGGTCAGGAACAACGAACCCAAGAGCGAGCTCTTCAGCTAG
- a CDS encoding dienelactone hydrolase family protein produces the protein MTFIDLTAAGTGSPNLRGYLAEPEGPGPFPAVLMIHEMFGVNDITVRQADRMAAAGYLTLAVDLFSDGGARRCLVSTMRSLVSGSGKAFTDLAVAQAWLEQSGRSNGKIGVIGFCMGGGFALLIARDGFDAAAVNYGRLPKNPDEALLGACPVVGNFGKADRTLPGAAAKLEAALDRLGIENDIKEFDGAGHAFMDDAEAGPRPLRPLFRVMGIKPDPDAAAEAWQRIEDHFAKHLKA, from the coding sequence ATGACGTTCATCGACCTCACTGCGGCCGGCACCGGATCGCCAAACCTGCGCGGCTACCTCGCGGAACCGGAGGGACCGGGGCCGTTTCCCGCGGTCCTGATGATCCACGAGATGTTCGGCGTCAACGACATCACGGTCCGCCAGGCGGACCGGATGGCCGCTGCGGGATACCTGACCCTGGCGGTGGACCTGTTCAGCGACGGCGGAGCCCGCCGCTGCCTCGTCTCGACGATGCGCTCACTCGTGTCCGGCTCGGGCAAGGCCTTCACAGATCTGGCCGTTGCACAGGCCTGGCTGGAGCAGTCCGGGCGTAGCAACGGCAAGATCGGCGTCATCGGCTTTTGCATGGGCGGCGGCTTCGCCCTGCTGATCGCCAGGGACGGCTTCGATGCGGCGGCCGTGAACTACGGCAGGCTGCCCAAGAACCCGGATGAAGCCCTGTTGGGCGCGTGTCCTGTGGTGGGCAACTTCGGCAAGGCGGACCGCACCCTGCCCGGAGCCGCGGCGAAACTCGAAGCTGCCCTGGACAGGCTGGGCATCGAGAACGACATCAAGGAATTCGACGGTGCCGGCCATGCCTTCATGGACGACGCCGAGGCAGGCCCGCGTCCGCTCCGGCCCCTCTTCCGTGTGATGGGCATCAAGCCGGACCCCGACGCGGCAGCCGAAGCCTGGCAGCGGATCGAAGACCACTTCGCCAAGCACCTTAAGGCTTAA
- a CDS encoding CsbD family protein, producing MGIGDKIQNEAEHLGGKAKEATGNATGNDSLKAEGQKDQVVADAKKVGENVKDAFKKD from the coding sequence ATGGGTATCGGAGACAAGATTCAGAACGAAGCGGAGCACCTGGGCGGCAAAGCCAAGGAAGCCACCGGAAATGCGACGGGCAATGACAGCCTCAAGGCCGAGGGCCAGAAGGACCAGGTCGTAGCGGACGCCAAGAAGGTCGGCGAAAACGTCAAGGATGCCTTCAAGAAGGATTGA
- a CDS encoding SRPBCC family protein, producing the protein MDHKTSLTQHIKAPADKVWAVISDIPGSAATLSGVDSIQMLTQGPYGEGTRWKESRTMMGRSETVEMWVTQCEPPVPAHGGSAGGGARGGSTTVKALQGGADYTSRFALAERDGGTDLTLTFGAELVNPTRLSKIMMAMFGPIGMRITRKALAKDLAEIAAKAESL; encoded by the coding sequence ATGGACCACAAAACCAGCCTCACGCAGCACATCAAGGCCCCGGCGGACAAGGTGTGGGCGGTCATCTCGGACATCCCGGGTTCGGCCGCAACACTCTCCGGCGTCGATTCCATCCAGATGCTCACCCAGGGACCGTACGGCGAGGGCACCCGCTGGAAGGAGAGCCGCACCATGATGGGGCGGTCCGAAACGGTGGAGATGTGGGTCACCCAGTGCGAGCCGCCCGTCCCGGCACACGGCGGCAGTGCCGGCGGCGGCGCGCGTGGCGGCAGCACCACGGTCAAGGCCCTCCAGGGCGGCGCCGACTACACCTCGCGCTTCGCCCTCGCAGAGCGCGACGGCGGGACGGACCTGACCCTCACCTTCGGCGCCGAGCTGGTCAACCCCACCCGGCTCAGCAAGATCATGATGGCCATGTTCGGCCCGATCGGGATGCGCATCACCCGCAAGGCCCTGGCCAAGGACCTGGCAGAGATCGCGGCCAAGGCCGAGTCCCTCTGA
- a CDS encoding pentapeptide repeat-containing protein: MARGGHPIRADKAPKVTPPRLAAVRLEELRDDPFPDFQRGERYDGVRYSRASADGLDLSATDFAECEFAGVSFNETQLRGATFRDCIISELYAPVFMAARTALRDVELGNPRLGSAELYESGWQSVRIDGGKLDYLNLRGSKLTDVQISDCIIGELDLGSCTATRVALKNCTIGALDLSGARLLDFDLRGTDFRTISGLDSLSGLVIDDYQLTLLAPLLAAQLGIVVA; encoded by the coding sequence ATGGCACGAGGCGGGCATCCCATCAGGGCAGACAAGGCCCCCAAGGTCACGCCCCCTCGGCTGGCCGCCGTCCGGTTGGAGGAGCTGCGGGATGATCCGTTCCCGGATTTCCAGCGCGGCGAGCGGTACGACGGCGTCCGGTACAGCCGCGCCTCCGCCGACGGGCTGGACCTCAGCGCCACGGACTTCGCCGAGTGTGAGTTCGCCGGCGTCTCCTTCAACGAGACGCAGCTGCGGGGCGCCACGTTCCGCGACTGCATCATCTCGGAGCTGTATGCCCCCGTGTTCATGGCGGCCCGGACGGCCCTGCGGGACGTGGAGCTCGGCAATCCGCGGCTGGGATCCGCTGAGCTCTACGAGAGCGGCTGGCAGTCGGTGCGGATCGACGGCGGCAAGCTGGACTACCTCAACCTGCGCGGCTCCAAGCTGACGGATGTGCAGATCAGCGACTGCATTATCGGCGAGCTGGACCTCGGTTCCTGCACGGCAACCCGGGTGGCGCTCAAGAACTGCACCATCGGCGCGCTGGACCTCAGCGGCGCCAGGCTGTTGGATTTTGATCTCCGCGGCACCGATTTCCGCACGATCAGTGGACTCGACAGCCTGTCAGGCCTCGTGATCGACGACTACCAGCTCACCCTGCTGGCACCGCTGCTGGCGGCCCAGCTCGGTATTGTGGTCGCGTAA